The nucleotide window AATGCTGGTACCTGAAACTCTATCCCTACTATGTACAGACCGAGGGCACAGATCCGGGGCTCCCCAACTCTCCTGCTGCTGCAGCAGCCGCCGGAGAGGGGAGGAGCCCACGGCCTGGCCGGCGGCCAACCGAGGGAACCTTGACGCCTCCCTTTCGCCTCTTGTGGGAACCGCTGCTATGATAGAGAAGGAAACGCAAGACCTAAAGACAACTTAAAGGGAGCGGCTAGGGGTCAGGTGACTGAGTTTAGTATTTGGGTAAGCCACATTTTTTACCAGAGGAGATTACATGTGTGTGTGAATTAATAAATTAGCCTGACATATCTAGTGATCCTCATTGATTAACTACACGCACATAGTACATAGGTACCAGAAGAACTTTCACACAAGCAGAGGAGACCAGGCGTCGTTGTTGCGATAGCCAGCTAGTGCAAGCCTAGCAAGATTCTTAAGCTCTTGGAGAATTTATCTAGCTACACTACATGCATACAACCACATGAAATTCGACTTGTCAAACCCTTATCTTTCTACCCGCAAAAAATACCCTTATTTTGTTGTGCCATTATTTTTATTACATGCTATATTTGTGGCATTGGTATTACCatttaagaagaaagaaaataaaaaaataatctAAAACAAACATTGACAAAATTTGCACAAATATACATGAAAATTGCGCTATTTTAAAATCAGCAAGAATACATATATATAAGTGGAACTTTTGCAAAGAAAATCTAAGAACAATTGAATTAGTAGCATTGGTATTACCCTTAAAATAGAATGAACATTAAATAATGAATTAGTGGTGTTGATATTTCCCTttaagaagaagaataaaaaaAAGAAACTTGAACACAACTATGCATCGAAATTGCACTTTTTGTAATATACAAAGAATAATTATATAATACTAAAATTTTGCACATATTACATATTATTTGTATGTATATGTTTAAGCTCACCCAACATCCCAAAAATACTAAAAAACAACTAtactaaataaataaaaaatacagaagaaaaaatgcataaaaataaaaaaacaaatgAGAAAGAAGAAGGCTATATCGCACTGGAATGGGCTTCGGCCCATTATAGAATTGACTGTCCTAAATATATGGGGTCAGTCAAAAAGAAAAACAGCCCAAAACAATACACGGACAACATGGAGAAAAGAGATACATGAATCTTGAATCAAAAAATCAACTGTCCAAAAATTGACGGAATCAAAATTATTTTTCGGGCGACTTACATATAGCTAAAGTGCAATTTAAAGGAAACAGGGAATCTAAAGATCAACACAAATAAAGGAGCAAACATCATCTAGTAAGAAGCTTTAGTGTTGCTTGAACAATTTAAACCAAAGATTTAGCTTATCGCAGATGGCATAGCTCCAACCTTACACACACTGAAAACGTAGAGATGGAGTACTACTAGATATACCAGAGTGTATCAATCGATTGAAAGATGTAACCACTACACACGGACGCTTAATCATCAAGACAAACTGACTGCTCCATTGTTGGCGATATATAAGCAACGCAAACGGCCAGCGCGCGTGGGACGAAACTAAGCAGTAGGTACGTGGCCAGCCCTCCCGTGCAGCTACACGGCGAAAGCGGCGGCAGCCGCTGCTGCTCCGGCAGTGCGGAGGATCTTGAAGTAGAGCTTTGAGTTGGCTTCAAACGCCACACGGGAGATGAGGAAACCGGCGGCCCCGGGTGCTGCCATGgtggcggcgggggcggcggccgCGGCCGCGGGCCAGAGGAAGTAGGCGCCGACGGCGCTCCCGACGAGGCCGAGCCCCGCGACAACCGCGCTGGAGGCGTTCACCTCGGCCAGCTTCTGGCGAACGAGCTCACGTAGCCTGGCAGCAAGCGAGCTGGTGGCGGcgacgtcctcctcctcgtcctggAGCAGTTGATAGGCGCCGTCGTCGCCCTCCTGGTCCTCCTGGAGGCAACTGTCGTCGTCGTAGTAGTACCGGTAATCGTCTTGGTAGAACACGAGCGGTGGAGGCGGCGTGGGAAGAGGGCTCGGGCCGAGGGCTGCCGGGGAATGGTCCAGCAGGCCACCCGTGTCCATCTCGGCTGCCTTGGTCACCCCCTGGTGGTGGTGGCCGTCTTGGTCTCCGGCTGCAGCTAGTAGGGAGGCGGACTCGCACATGGTTTCAGAAGAAGAAAGACTAGCTCGCTCGCTCACTCACTGGCAGTGTGCGTGTGAGAGAGCAGCAGCTAGCTGAGTGAGGTCTGTTTATGTAGAGAGGGACGGCAGGCGAGAGTCCGTACGGATAGTGGGTTGGTTGTGCCGACGACTTCCTGTGGAGTCTCCACGGGCGGAGCAGTGACGCTAGTCAGTGGGTCCAACGCTCAACGAGTGAATGCGGGAATCACGGCGATGGATAGGCCGGTCACCCCGGAGTGAGGCGTCGCAGAGACCGGACTCCAGGGAGCCCGTTTTACCAAAAAAATTTAAAATATATTTAAAAGTTTCAAAAAATGCCAATTTTTTTGTACAAATACATATGCATATTCTTTAAGTATGTATAAATTTTCAGTAAGTAATTTGATCATTTGCATGCTACACAAAAAAGACAAAAATCTGACACAAATACAACAAAGAAAAAGCCTATTTCAATCTGtgtatttgtcttttttgtatacATCACATATGAATACATATGTTTATGAAAATTTGTACATATATACTTTAAGTATATGTCTACATGAAAacattttttcagatttttttgagtTATGAAAAAGGTATTTTGGCTGAGAAATATATATAAAGCTCACTGGAGCTCAGCCTCTGCAGCCACTTTTCGGGTCACCCCGCCCGGCGTTTGATCAGCGATCGTGGTGGAGCCCCGCTGCCCCCCGTCCGAATCTTCCCTCCCTACTCCAATCCAAAGCTAAAGCTAATGAAGCACTAGCCTGGAAAGAAACCACATCCATGTGTACTAGGCCGCTCATACTTCGCGGTTAAGCAACACCAATTTACGAAAAGTGAAAGAAATCCTAGAGCGCGCTTTATGCTCCGTGGGGGGGTGAAAGTGGCAGTACGGCAGAAATGTGAGAGCTTCCTCGATCTGGCCTCACAAGTCGCAAGGGAGAATGCCTCGAGCTGGATCATGAATTGAAGTTGTATTTGTTGTGTTTATTTGCCCAACTAGACTCGCAGCAAGTTCGTAGTTCTCTGCTTTTTATTTTTGACGGCTCGTAGTTCCCTGCTTGGCCGAACTGGTGCACCCACCTTATGTTGCACATTTTAAAATGTCTTTAAAAATTAGCACATTCACACAATATCAATGTAGGTTGTCATAAATTTAAAGTCAAAATTCGAAACATAGCTCGGGAAAAATGACAAATTAATCACTGAACAGTACTACATAACATAAGGTGGGTTTTAGTTTTGGCTCATTATCGCATTGATGCCAATTCCGGATCTCAAGAAATGTTTTATATTTTGATACAAAATTTCGTGACAACATACATTGATGTTATGTCAATGTGCGagatttttttcaattttttaaaatgttttatgGCATCCGGGCCGGGGTACTGGTAGCATCACAAGTGTGGGTACACCCGATACATTCCCCATCGGGCCCTCATAAGGAACTGCGAGCAAACACGCCCAAACCCGCGTCGTTTTGGGCCGGCCCAGTGTGGGGCGCGCGGCGCACTCActtttttcttttcattttttcttttatttttacgAAATTCATAGAATGTTCAGCAAAAGTTGATAAATGTATAAGAATTTGATAAAACAATGTTGTGAAATCTACAAATACTTCATGAATTCAAAATAAATCATGAAAccaaaaaatgttcatggatttggaaaatgttcatgaatttagAAGTGTTCGGAAATCTAGAAAATATGCATAAGTTTGAAAATGTGCAGGAGTTCAAAAAATATTTCCGAATTCAAAAAGTGTATGAAGATTAAGAAAATATTCGTAAGTTCTAAAATGTGCACtagttcaaaaaatattcatgaattcaaaaaatttagcgaatttgaaaaatattcacaaattcaaaaaagttcatgaatttgtaAGTTAAGCATGAATTTAAAATATGTTCATAAATAAAAAATGGTGACAACATTAAAAAATGTCCGTGATTTAAAAAAATTGAGAATTCAAATACTATTAATGAATTTTAAAATTGTTCATGAATACAAACGGTGTTATGGGATTCAACAAATgctcatgaattcaaaaatatttGTGAGTTTGTAAAGTTTTCACGAATCTAAAAATTGTTCATGAATTCCCAAATTGTAGATCAATTTGAAAAAAATAtgatttaaaaaatgtttgtgaattcaACAGGTGTTTGtgattttgaaaaatgttcaaaaaTTCCAAATTGTACCTGTGAATTAAATGTTTTTCTCATGATTTTGAATTTGTTTCAGAAATACAAACAATGTTTGcaatttcagaaattttttacAAATCCAAAACATGTTCAAATTTCAAGAAAAATGTTTGTGAATCCTATAAATGACGCAAATTTTGAAATTGTTTCAATTTTCGAAAAAAATATGAGGTTGAAAAATGTTAAAATATACATAATTTCGTATAttgaaaaaagaaaaaggaaaaaaacctgaaaaacaaaaggaaaaacGCCGGCCAAGAACCTGAATAAAACAAACTCTGAGAAAAGCGTAAAATGAGCCGGCCCATATAAGCTGGAATATGCGTTACGTCGCTAACCAGCGACTTGTGCGGTAAGTAGGAGGCGCTGAGGAAACACGGAAGCAACTTACTGGAGGTTACTCCTTCCGAGTGACCTTCAAGGGCCACTTTTGGTGAAGTGGTAGCAGTGCAAGTGGTGTGTCCAACCGCCTCCACATGCCGCGTGCTGGCGCTCCCTCTGGGATTTTGTTTTTTCGTATTtctttgttttttgttttgttttttgcttgGTTTTCCCTAGGTTTTGAAGAAAAAAATTTGCATGTTCTCGTTGCGCGGAAAAGAAACTATGCTTTCATGGGAAGTGTTTTTTTAACTTCCACCAGAAGTgttgttttttttttgcggggcAAATTGGGAAGTTTTATTCAACAGAAACCACCCCGGCAATATCTGCCAGGAGGCTAGTTACAAGTAAACTAGGAATAGGGTCTAACCAACAATCTGTTACATCCATCGTGCTAGCTTGTTTCGCACAAAGGTGAGCAGAAAAATTTGCTGATCTCAACACATGTTGAATAAGAAAAAATTTAAAAGAGCTGGCGTGCTCCCCAATCTCGTCAAGAATCGGCGCCACCACTGAAAAATCATGGCGCGAGTGCCAGAGGTTAACAACCTCTTGGCTATCCGTCTCCAAGATGACTTGATCATAACCTCGAAGCTTTGCAAAAATTACGCCATCTCGAAGAGCCAACGCTTCAGCCAGAAGAGGGTCTGTGATTCCATAGTATGGCTTACACCATGCAGCCTTGAAAGCAGACGGAGAACGTGCTACCCCTCCAACCCCTCCTCGGCGGGACTCCATGGCAATGCTACCGTCGACGTTGATTTTTATCCACCCATCATCCGGCGGCCTCCAACCATGACCAGGCAAGATTCGAGCATGATCTTGAGGTAACTCTAAAATCGCTAAAGCTTCCTGTATGTGCTTCATGGACCGAACAGGATCAAACTCTCCTTTGTCATGTGTGATGTTGTTGCATGAAGTCCAAATAGCCCACATAATAGACACAAGTTTTGCTCTATCAGAATCTGAAAACAGAGACTCACACAAGACATCCTTAACCCAAGTAAGAGGGTGTAGGTCTGGTCGCTTAACATGCAGCCACTGCGGGGTTTCGTTCCAAAACCTTCTCGCATGAGTACAGTTCAGTAATGCATGCATCATATCCTCCTCTGAACTCAAACAGATTTTGCACCAGAAGTGTTGTTACCCACCATCGTAAGTGTCATCATTCAAGTATTGCTGACGGGTCCTTGTATCGCCCCACCTCCACCTGTACACGAGGTTCAGGAGTCTTGTGCATCGAGAACCAGGCACCAGCCGATGTTTGCATGACGCTATGGTTAGAACCGTCCATGCATAGTAGAAATTGCAGCCCAGCCGCAGATTTACTATCATCATCAAATCGGCTAGGGAAACGTCATCCCGTATAGTAGTTTCGTATTCTTTTTACAAGGTTTAAGGTTCCCCCAGTCATGTCAATTGTGATTTACTCGGGAACCTGGCGCTCGAAGTCGCCTGCTTGTGGACTTGCCATGCTGTTGCTTCCTGCATGAGTATGTTTATTATAGAGTTTCTAAAGTCCGAGTAAATGGATTATGCATTTTTGCCTGGGATAGAAATTCCGATGCACATGATCCTAGTAAATTCAAACCACACACACCCACGCCCGCGCACTGATGTGTTGAAATATGGAGCGAGATATCGTTGGCATCACAGCTAGAGCTCGCATCAactcgacaagttaaaacaactATGTGCCATCAGTCATCACGACAACGAAGTACAGACAGCAAATTAGATTAGACGTAACACATCGCAGACCCATCCAATCACCCACCAGGATAACAAAATATAAATCAGGGACCATGGTTAACCTGTCGAAGCTGATCACAGCGGCCCAAGGAAATCACCAGCCATCGTCGCGAGGAGCCGGAACTGGCGATCTGCTTCCATCCAGCAGAACCCCATGACCTTGAAGCGCACGATGGTGTGCTTCTCCAGCTTCGAGTAGTCCTTCATGAACATGGGGTTCTCACCGCCCATGTACTTGTAGTCGCTCATTGACTTCGCCGGCATGAAGATGTTTTCCATCGGCCCAGATTTGAGGAACACGCCATGCTTGAGGATCTTCTCCACGGAGCCGACCAAGATCTCGCCCTTCATAGGCCTCTGAGTGATGCAGGTGAATGTGACCGGG belongs to Triticum urartu cultivar G1812 chromosome 7, Tu2.1, whole genome shotgun sequence and includes:
- the LOC125520707 gene encoding uncharacterized protein LOC125520707, yielding MCESASLLAAAGDQDGHHHQGVTKAAEMDTGGLLDHSPAALGPSPLPTPPPPLVFYQDDYRYYYDDDSCLQEDQEGDDGAYQLLQDEEEDVAATSSLAARLRELVRQKLAEVNASSAVVAGLGLVGSAVGAYFLWPAAAAAAPAATMAAPGAAGFLISRVAFEANSKLYFKILRTAGAAAAAAAFAV
- the LOC125524828 gene encoding DNA-directed RNA polymerase V subunit 7-like: MVFLQTEMCWNVVISAGQLSPKGLLLRKSIIVRLLEDVTNRKASKEHGYYIAVNGLKEISDGKIRELTGDVLFPVTFTCITQRPMKGEILVGSVEKILKHGVFLKSGPMENIFMPAKSMSDYKYMGGENPMFMKDYSKLEKHTIVRFKVMGFCWMEADRQFRLLATMAGDFLGPL